From a single Phragmites australis chromosome 7, lpPhrAust1.1, whole genome shotgun sequence genomic region:
- the LOC133925267 gene encoding cold-responsive protein kinase 1-like isoform X2 has product MNWCCLPNSKKDEDPYSHSICGIYSEKNIRLFSYAELRSATDNFNHTNKVGRGGFGIVYKGTIRNEQEVAVKVLSAESRQGIREFLTEINVISNVKHPNLVELIGCCVEGNNRILVYEYLKNSSLDRALLGFNSEPANFTWSIRSVICTGVASGLAYLHEEIASPIVHRDIKASNVLLDRNYIPKIGDFGLAKLFPDNITHISTRVAGTTGYLAPEYAWHGQLTKKADIYSFGVLVLEIVSGRSSSRSLLADDKILIEKAWELYEAKRLKELVDPALGDYPEDEVLRYIKVALFCIQAAAARRPSMPQVLTMLSKPIRINESELMAPGYIHDYNTTVSKATTSSDSRFKHSGSEDSNTFSTVVPQTVTEISPR; this is encoded by the exons ATGAATTGGTGTTGTCTTCCAAATTCCAAGAAAGACGAAGATCCTTACTCTCACAGCATATGTG GTATTTATTCTGAGAAGAACATAAGGCTCTTCTCCTATGCTGAGTTGAGATCTGCAACAGACAACTTCAATCACACGAACAAAGTAGGCCGAGGTGGCTTTGGGATAGTTTATAAG GGAACCATTAGAAACGAGCAAGAGGTTGCGGTAAAAGTCCTCTCTGCTGAATCCAGGCAGGGCATCAGAGAATTCTTGACAGAAATTAACGTCATTAGCAATGTGAAGCATCCCAACCTTGTTGAATTAATTGGCTGTTGCGTTGAAGGAAATAACCGGATTTTGGTGTATGAATATCTTAAAAACAGCAGTCTTGACCGTGCACTGTTGG GTTTTAACAGTGAACCTGCTAACTTCACTTGGAGCATAAGATCTGTTATATGCACTGGAGTTGCTAGCGGTCTTGCATACCTGCATGAAGAGATTGCATCACCCATTGTACACAGAGACATCAAGGCTAGCAATGTACTTCTTGACAGGAATTACATCCCCAAGATCGGGGATTTTGGCCTGGCGAAGCTATTTCCTGATAATATCACCCACATCAGCACCCGTGTAGCTGGAACAAC AGGTTACCTTGCACCTGAATACGCATGGCATGGCCAGTTAACTAAGAAAGCAGACATATACAGCTTTGGGGTCCTTGTGCTGGAGATAGTAAGCGGCAGAAGCAGTTCAAGGAGCCTACTGGCTGATGACAAGATTCTTATAGAGAAG GCATGGGAGCTATATGAAGCAAAAAGGCTCAAGGAACTGGTCGATCCAGCCCTTGGAGATTACCCTGAAGATGAAGTCCTCCGGTACATCAAGGTTGCCCTCTTCTGCAtacaggcggcggcggcgcgccggcCGTCGATGCCGCAGGTCCTGACCATGCTGTCCAAGCCCATCCGGATCAACGAGAGCGAGCTGATGGCGCCGGGATACATCCACGACTACAATACCACGGTGTCCAAGGCGACCACTTCCAGCGACTCGAGGTTCAAGCACTCAGGGTCGGAGGATTCCAACACGTTCAGCACGGTTGTTCCACAAACGGTGACCGAGATAAGCCCCAGGTGA
- the LOC133925267 gene encoding cold-responsive protein kinase 1-like isoform X1: protein MGGHSLNQTRAVAIPICQSIISCARGTVFLKIPVLHVEFHKATITSEDMNWCCLPNSKKDEDPYSHSICGIYSEKNIRLFSYAELRSATDNFNHTNKVGRGGFGIVYKGTIRNEQEVAVKVLSAESRQGIREFLTEINVISNVKHPNLVELIGCCVEGNNRILVYEYLKNSSLDRALLGFNSEPANFTWSIRSVICTGVASGLAYLHEEIASPIVHRDIKASNVLLDRNYIPKIGDFGLAKLFPDNITHISTRVAGTTGYLAPEYAWHGQLTKKADIYSFGVLVLEIVSGRSSSRSLLADDKILIEKAWELYEAKRLKELVDPALGDYPEDEVLRYIKVALFCIQAAAARRPSMPQVLTMLSKPIRINESELMAPGYIHDYNTTVSKATTSSDSRFKHSGSEDSNTFSTVVPQTVTEISPR, encoded by the exons ATGGGAGGGCACTCGCTGAATCAAACTCGCgccgttgccatccctatttGCCAATCAATCATCAGCTGTGCTCG GGGTACCGTGTTCCTGAAGATTCCTGTGCTGCATGTTGAATTCCATAAGGCTACCATAACAAGTGAGGATATGAATTGGTGTTGTCTTCCAAATTCCAAGAAAGACGAAGATCCTTACTCTCACAGCATATGTG GTATTTATTCTGAGAAGAACATAAGGCTCTTCTCCTATGCTGAGTTGAGATCTGCAACAGACAACTTCAATCACACGAACAAAGTAGGCCGAGGTGGCTTTGGGATAGTTTATAAG GGAACCATTAGAAACGAGCAAGAGGTTGCGGTAAAAGTCCTCTCTGCTGAATCCAGGCAGGGCATCAGAGAATTCTTGACAGAAATTAACGTCATTAGCAATGTGAAGCATCCCAACCTTGTTGAATTAATTGGCTGTTGCGTTGAAGGAAATAACCGGATTTTGGTGTATGAATATCTTAAAAACAGCAGTCTTGACCGTGCACTGTTGG GTTTTAACAGTGAACCTGCTAACTTCACTTGGAGCATAAGATCTGTTATATGCACTGGAGTTGCTAGCGGTCTTGCATACCTGCATGAAGAGATTGCATCACCCATTGTACACAGAGACATCAAGGCTAGCAATGTACTTCTTGACAGGAATTACATCCCCAAGATCGGGGATTTTGGCCTGGCGAAGCTATTTCCTGATAATATCACCCACATCAGCACCCGTGTAGCTGGAACAAC AGGTTACCTTGCACCTGAATACGCATGGCATGGCCAGTTAACTAAGAAAGCAGACATATACAGCTTTGGGGTCCTTGTGCTGGAGATAGTAAGCGGCAGAAGCAGTTCAAGGAGCCTACTGGCTGATGACAAGATTCTTATAGAGAAG GCATGGGAGCTATATGAAGCAAAAAGGCTCAAGGAACTGGTCGATCCAGCCCTTGGAGATTACCCTGAAGATGAAGTCCTCCGGTACATCAAGGTTGCCCTCTTCTGCAtacaggcggcggcggcgcgccggcCGTCGATGCCGCAGGTCCTGACCATGCTGTCCAAGCCCATCCGGATCAACGAGAGCGAGCTGATGGCGCCGGGATACATCCACGACTACAATACCACGGTGTCCAAGGCGACCACTTCCAGCGACTCGAGGTTCAAGCACTCAGGGTCGGAGGATTCCAACACGTTCAGCACGGTTGTTCCACAAACGGTGACCGAGATAAGCCCCAGGTGA
- the LOC133925268 gene encoding clathrin light chain 1-like: MASFFADELPRTTSDPFEADDYDPTAAAAAAAGGYASFADGAVIEEEEEEEEIAVESDGVPIRHVSGGYSPSPFSPDLEPNGDNSPILPPPAEMGRDEGILLQNWRRKNALELEEKERKEKELRAQIIAEAEEFKIAFYEKRIQNCETNKVHNREREKIFVASQDKFHANADKQYWKSISELIPHEIATLEKRGKKDKDKKPSITVIQGPKPGKPTDLSRMRQILVKLKHAPPPHMMQPPPAPAAKEGAKDGAKAGAAAPANVTKQPAESKETPANGPAEADKEQPASSE, from the exons ATGGCCTCCTTCTTCGCCGACGAGCTCCCGCGCACCACCTCCGACCCCTTCGAAGCCGACGACTACGatcccaccgccgccgccgcagccgcagccggcGGTTACGCCTCCTTCGCCGATGGGGCCGtcattgaggaggaggaggaggaggaggagatcgcCGTGGAGTCCGATGGGGTCCCGATCCGCCACGTCTCCGGAGGGTACTCGCCCTCTCCGTTCTCCCCCGACCTCGAGCCCAACGGCGACAACAGCCCTATCTTGCCGCCGCCGGCCGAGATGGGGCGGGACGAGGGGATCCTCCTCCAAAACTGGCGGAG GAAAAATGCTTTAGAACTCGAGGAAAAAGAACGGAAGGAGAAGGAGCTACGTGCCCAAATAATTGCTGAAGCTGAAGAATTCAAGATAGCTTTCTACGAGAAAAGGATACAGAACTGTGAGACAAATAAGGTCCACAACAGAGAAAGGGAGAAG ATTTTCGTAGCCAGCCAGGATAAATTCCATGCTAACGCAGACAAGCAGTACTGGAAATCGATTTCGGAGCTCATCCCACATGAAATAGCCACCCTTGAGAAGCGGGGAAAGAAAGATAAGGACAAGAAGCCATCCATCACAGTTATTCAGGGCCCTAAGCCTGGCAAGCCCACCGACCTCTCTCGTATGCGCCAGATCTTAGTGAAGCTGAAGCATGCTCCACCACCGCACATGATGCAACCTCCACCGGCACCTGCTGCTAAAGAAGGTGCAAAGGATGGTGCGAAAGCAGGTGCAGCAGCCCCAGCAAATGTCACGAAGCAGCCTGCAGAGAGCAAAGAAACCCCCGCCAATGGCCCAGCAGAAGCGGACAAAGAGCAGCCTGCATCATCGGAGTAA